Proteins encoded together in one Rhizobium bangladeshense window:
- a CDS encoding SDR family NAD(P)-dependent oxidoreductase codes for MSRIFITGSTDGLGLAAARTLIREGHEVVLHARSRERAAAIAETSAAALGLVIGDLASAAETRSIAEQVNAIGRMDAVIHNAGIYLERSRGDTPEGHAKTLAVNTLAPYLLTAWITRPDRLIYLTSGMHRSGGSALDDIDWKKRPWSASQAYSESKLYIATLSAAIARHWPDVLSNAVDPGWVPTKMGGAGAPDDLEMGHLTQTWLATSEEEAAKVSGGYWYHRQQREASAEVRDVGFQEVLVERLVGVTGVRLFRN; via the coding sequence ATGAGCCGCATCTTCATCACCGGTTCCACCGATGGCCTCGGCCTCGCCGCCGCCCGCACCCTCATCCGCGAAGGCCACGAGGTCGTCCTCCACGCCCGCTCCCGCGAACGCGCCGCCGCCATCGCCGAGACCTCCGCCGCCGCCCTCGGCCTCGTCATCGGCGATCTCGCCAGTGCTGCGGAAACCCGCTCGATCGCCGAGCAGGTCAACGCCATCGGCCGCATGGACGCCGTCATCCACAATGCTGGCATCTACCTTGAGCGCAGCCGCGGTGACACCCCGGAAGGTCACGCCAAGACGCTGGCAGTCAACACCCTCGCCCCCTATCTCCTCACCGCCTGGATCACACGGCCTGACCGGCTGATCTATCTCACCAGCGGAATGCACCGCAGCGGCGGCAGCGCGCTTGACGATATCGACTGGAAGAAGCGGCCATGGAGCGCCAGCCAAGCCTATTCCGAAAGCAAGCTCTACATCGCCACGCTTTCCGCCGCCATCGCCCGCCACTGGCCGGATGTTCTCAGCAACGCCGTCGACCCCGGCTGGGTGCCGACCAAAATGGGCGGCGCCGGCGCGCCTGACGATCTGGAGATGGGGCATCTGACGCAGACGTGGCTTGCGACGAGCGAGGAGGAAGCTGCGAAAGTGAGCGGCGGGTATTGGTATCATCGCCAGCAGCGGGAGGCCTCGGCGGAGGTGCGTGATGTTGGGTTTCAGGAGGTGTTGGTGGAGAGGCTCGTGGGCGTGACTGGGGTTCGGCTCTTTCGAAATTGA
- a CDS encoding type I restriction endonuclease subunit R has protein sequence MEDILYRQTSTSPSGFSEGLVEEVVLATFQELGYLYQPSQVISPDGSAPARLAYGDVLLSDVLAAAVQRLNPNIPADAREQSIRQLSLSETPSLVEENRRIHRLITEGVDVEFGIGDGEVKADKLWLIDFEQPENNDFWVTSQLTVAEGKYTRRPDVMVFVNGLPLGIIELKNAASENATINDAYNQLQTYKEQIPSLFRTNAVMVASDGMLARIGSLTADEERFMPWRSVTGAESDFTPHGPYEMDTLLRGVFDKERFLALIRDFTVFGDRGEGPFKIIAGYHQFHGARKAITSAIEAATPEGDRKIGVIWHTQGSGKSLLMAFLGGLIVRSRELENPTLIVLTDRNDLDDQLFGTFSLCKDLIRQNPEQADSREDLRQLLNRASGGVIFTTVQKFTPEKGEEVFPVLTERRNVIVMADEAHRSQYGFDAKLNRETGERRYGYAHYIRQALPNASFIGLTGTPIEAADVNTPAIFGQYIDIYDISRAVEDGATVPIYYESRLAKIELNEDDKSTIDEQIDAMLEDETLTEQEKQKAEWTTVERLVGSKRRLAQVAADLVEHLEKRMEGLPGKAMAVCMSRRICVDLYNEIIALRHDWHSDDDDKGSVKIVMTGSASDPLEWQPHIGNKRRRDDLAKRARKLDDPLKLVIVRDMWLTGFDAPCMHTMYIDKPMRGHGLMQAIARVNRVFKEKPGGLVVDYIGIATNLKKALAQYSQSDREKTGIDEEEAIALLLEKYEIVRGIFNGHDYSLGVTGKPVERLKALADGIDWILKWQQAEAAKVESPEAKKQAHRRYQDAVLELSKAYALASASDEATEIRDEVGFFQAVRAALVKTTATGKMSDKAKSLAVEQLLNQAVANAEIVDILKAAGLQSPDISVLSDQFLMDVQKMEKKNLALEALKKLLNGEIKSRSKTNVVQAKTFSRRLEEAVARYHANAISTVEMIQELIGLAKEMQAAAARGDELGLSPEEIAFYDALAGNETAVQVMGSEQLRVIAHELVEQMRGSVTVDWQHKASARAKMRVLVKRILKKFGYPPDLEQEAVQTVLAQAEVLLREVVSNGAS, from the coding sequence ATGGAAGATATTCTCTATCGGCAAACTTCGACCTCACCTTCCGGCTTCTCCGAAGGTCTCGTCGAAGAGGTCGTTCTCGCGACGTTTCAAGAGCTTGGCTACCTCTATCAGCCCTCGCAGGTCATCTCGCCGGATGGCTCCGCTCCAGCCCGTCTGGCGTATGGGGATGTGCTGCTTTCGGATGTGCTGGCCGCTGCCGTTCAGCGCCTGAACCCGAACATTCCGGCAGATGCCCGCGAACAGTCCATTCGCCAGCTTTCTCTGAGCGAAACACCGTCTCTGGTCGAAGAAAACCGCCGCATCCATCGCCTGATCACCGAGGGTGTCGATGTGGAGTTTGGCATTGGCGATGGAGAGGTGAAGGCCGACAAGCTGTGGCTCATCGACTTTGAGCAGCCGGAGAACAATGACTTCTGGGTGACCAGTCAGTTGACCGTGGCAGAGGGCAAATACACAAGGCGGCCCGATGTCATGGTTTTCGTCAACGGGCTGCCGCTTGGTATCATCGAGCTGAAGAACGCGGCGAGCGAAAACGCCACTATCAACGATGCCTACAATCAGCTTCAGACCTACAAGGAGCAGATCCCCTCGTTATTTCGCACTAATGCGGTGATGGTGGCCTCTGACGGAATGCTGGCGCGGATCGGCTCGCTGACGGCAGATGAAGAGCGCTTCATGCCTTGGCGGTCCGTTACCGGGGCCGAGAGCGATTTCACACCCCATGGCCCCTATGAGATGGACACGCTATTGCGGGGCGTTTTTGACAAGGAGCGCTTCCTCGCCCTGATCCGCGACTTCACGGTCTTTGGAGATCGCGGCGAAGGGCCGTTCAAAATCATTGCCGGTTACCATCAGTTCCATGGAGCCCGCAAAGCCATCACTAGCGCCATCGAGGCGGCAACGCCCGAGGGAGACCGCAAGATCGGCGTAATCTGGCACACGCAAGGCTCCGGTAAGAGCTTGCTGATGGCCTTCCTTGGCGGCCTGATCGTGCGCTCCCGCGAGCTGGAAAACCCAACGCTGATCGTACTGACCGACCGCAACGATCTGGACGACCAGCTCTTCGGCACGTTTAGCCTGTGCAAGGATCTGATCCGTCAGAACCCAGAGCAAGCAGACAGCCGCGAGGATCTGCGCCAGCTTTTGAACCGCGCTTCCGGTGGCGTGATTTTCACGACCGTGCAGAAGTTCACGCCGGAAAAGGGTGAAGAGGTGTTTCCGGTGCTGACCGAGCGCCGCAACGTCATCGTCATGGCCGATGAAGCGCACCGTAGCCAGTATGGTTTCGACGCCAAGCTGAACCGGGAAACCGGCGAGCGCCGCTATGGCTACGCCCATTACATCCGTCAGGCACTGCCGAACGCCTCCTTCATCGGCTTAACGGGGACGCCGATTGAAGCAGCGGACGTCAACACCCCGGCGATCTTCGGGCAATACATCGATATCTACGACATCAGCAGGGCGGTGGAAGACGGCGCTACAGTGCCGATCTATTACGAAAGCCGTTTGGCCAAGATCGAGTTGAACGAGGACGATAAGTCGACGATCGATGAGCAGATCGACGCCATGCTCGAGGACGAGACACTGACGGAGCAGGAAAAGCAGAAGGCTGAGTGGACTACGGTTGAGCGGCTGGTCGGCTCCAAGAGGCGGTTGGCTCAGGTTGCTGCCGATCTGGTGGAGCATCTGGAGAAGCGCATGGAAGGACTACCGGGCAAGGCCATGGCCGTCTGCATGAGCCGCCGCATTTGCGTCGATCTCTACAACGAGATCATTGCGCTCCGGCACGACTGGCATTCGGACGACGACGACAAGGGATCGGTAAAGATCGTCATGACCGGCTCAGCTTCCGACCCGCTCGAGTGGCAGCCGCATATAGGTAACAAGAGGCGTCGCGATGATCTCGCCAAGCGAGCACGTAAGCTCGATGATCCGTTAAAACTGGTCATCGTTCGTGACATGTGGCTGACGGGGTTCGATGCTCCCTGTATGCACACGATGTATATTGATAAGCCGATGCGCGGTCATGGGCTGATGCAAGCCATCGCCCGCGTGAACCGAGTGTTCAAGGAAAAGCCGGGCGGTCTGGTGGTCGACTATATTGGCATCGCCACCAACCTGAAGAAGGCTCTAGCCCAGTACTCGCAATCCGACCGCGAAAAGACAGGGATTGATGAAGAGGAAGCCATTGCCCTCTTGCTTGAGAAATACGAGATCGTACGGGGAATATTTAACGGGCACGATTACAGCCTAGGCGTGACGGGCAAACCTGTGGAGCGGTTGAAGGCGCTGGCGGATGGAATCGACTGGATCTTGAAATGGCAACAGGCGGAAGCGGCGAAGGTTGAAAGCCCGGAGGCGAAGAAGCAGGCGCATCGCCGCTATCAGGATGCTGTTCTGGAACTCAGCAAAGCCTATGCCCTGGCCTCTGCCAGCGATGAAGCGACTGAAATCCGCGACGAGGTAGGCTTCTTCCAAGCTGTTCGAGCTGCCCTGGTGAAGACCACGGCCACAGGCAAGATGTCCGACAAGGCAAAGTCGCTCGCAGTGGAACAGCTTCTCAATCAGGCCGTGGCCAATGCCGAGATCGTCGACATCCTAAAGGCGGCTGGGTTGCAGTCGCCGGATATCTCCGTTCTCTCCGATCAGTTCCTGATGGACGTCCAGAAGATGGAGAAGAAGAATCTGGCGCTTGAGGCCTTAAAGAAGCTTCTGAACGGGGAAATCAAGAGCCGGTCCAAGACCAACGTAGTGCAAGCCAAAACTTTCTCGCGGCGCCTCGAGGAAGCTGTTGCCCGCTACCATGCGAACGCGATTTCAACCGTCGAGATGATTCAAGAATTGATTGGCCTGGCAAAGGAGATGCAAGCGGCAGCTGCCCGAGGCGATGAACTGGGACTTTCCCCTGAAGAGATTGCGTTTTACGACGCCCTCGCTGGTAATGAAACAGCGGTGCAAGTTATGGGCAGCGAGCAATTGCGCGTGATCGCCCATGAGTTGGTGGAGCAAATGCGGGGCTCTGTCACGGTAGACTGGCAGCACAAGGCGAGCGCGAGAGCGAAAATGCGGGTCCTGGTGAAGCGCATACTCAAGAAATTCGGCTACCCGCCCGATCTGGAGCAGGAGGCCGTTCAAACTGTGCTGGCGCAAGCCGAGGTGCTGCTAAGGGAAGTCGTGAGCAATGGCGCCAGTTAA
- a CDS encoding type II toxin-antitoxin system RelE/ParE family toxin has translation MKQIIFLGSSNDEIRNFPREVKEEIGFSLYLAQRGDKAINAVALTGFGNAMVPEIIVDHMGDTYRSVYTVRFKEAVYVLHAFKKKSKNGRSTPKQEIDLVKRRLKQAQTHYEENFGKKIERKKNVGT, from the coding sequence GTGAAGCAGATCATTTTTCTCGGGTCGAGTAATGATGAAATTCGTAATTTTCCAAGGGAGGTTAAAGAAGAGATAGGCTTTTCTCTATATCTCGCTCAGCGAGGCGACAAAGCCATCAACGCGGTCGCGCTCACCGGGTTCGGAAACGCGATGGTCCCCGAGATCATCGTTGACCACATGGGTGATACCTACCGCTCCGTGTACACGGTGCGCTTTAAGGAGGCGGTGTACGTGTTGCACGCATTCAAGAAGAAATCGAAAAATGGTCGATCAACACCAAAGCAGGAAATCGATCTCGTTAAGAGGCGGCTAAAACAAGCCCAGACCCACTACGAGGAAAACTTTGGAAAGAAGATTGAGAGGAAGAAAAATGTCGGCACGTGA
- a CDS encoding YiaA/YiaB family inner membrane protein, with protein sequence MNDSFQKHSASWVSFSYISFGAAAFMLALGLYMMPLDLWGKGYLAMGILMLVQTTVNITKTLRDNAESEKLIRKVEDARTEKLLVKFNRSDED encoded by the coding sequence ATGAACGACAGTTTCCAGAAACATTCCGCCAGCTGGGTCAGCTTCTCCTACATCTCCTTCGGCGCCGCCGCCTTCATGCTGGCGCTCGGCCTCTACATGATGCCGCTCGATCTTTGGGGGAAGGGCTATCTCGCCATGGGCATATTGATGCTGGTGCAGACGACGGTGAATATCACCAAGACGCTGCGCGACAATGCCGAATCCGAGAAGCTGATCCGCAAGGTCGAGGATGCCCGCACCGAAAAGCTGCTGGTCAAATTCAATCGTAGCGATGAAGATTGA
- a CDS encoding TetR/AcrR family transcriptional regulator, whose protein sequence is MAGRREEKREDLKARLIEAARERIARDGLANLRARDITQDAGCALGGLYTVFTDLAELVIHVNSATLKALEARLTLDEARGKSPTDRLRNLAQGYLAFAVEHRNLWKALFDHFPPATSPTPQWHLDEHLFLMDVIAEPLAELQPDMPAEDRAIRARTLFGAVHGVVSISLEGRFVGLPLERLAREVDELVQTIAAGAELRRQGM, encoded by the coding sequence ATGGCCGGCAGACGAGAAGAAAAACGCGAGGACCTGAAGGCCCGGCTGATCGAGGCGGCGCGCGAGCGCATCGCCCGCGACGGCCTTGCCAACCTGCGCGCCCGCGACATCACCCAGGATGCCGGCTGCGCGCTGGGCGGCCTCTACACCGTCTTCACCGACCTCGCCGAGCTCGTCATCCATGTGAATTCCGCAACGCTGAAGGCGCTGGAGGCCCGGCTGACGCTTGACGAGGCCAGGGGCAAAAGCCCGACCGATCGCCTGCGCAACCTCGCCCAGGGCTACCTCGCCTTCGCGGTGGAACACCGCAATCTCTGGAAGGCGCTGTTCGACCACTTCCCCCCCGCCACCAGCCCGACGCCGCAATGGCACCTCGACGAACACCTCTTCCTGATGGACGTGATCGCCGAACCGCTCGCCGAACTGCAACCCGACATGCCGGCCGAAGACCGCGCCATTCGGGCGCGCACGTTGTTCGGCGCGGTGCATGGGGTGGTCAGCATCAGCCTCGAAGGCCGCTTCGTCGGCCTGCCGCTGGAGCGGCTGGCGCGCGAGGTGGACGAGCTGGTGCAGACGATTGCGGCGGGGGCGGAGCTGCGGCGGCAGGGGATGTGA
- a CDS encoding helix-turn-helix domain-containing protein, translated as MSAREDDRETIVRSSGNVFRDLGIELTPEDEIKIEIAREITRVIQMREYTQKQVAELLCTDQAKVSNIVRGRLSGFSAERLLRFLLSLGVNVDVHLSEVNIGADSAPSEGRVTFHTPLAACG; from the coding sequence ATGTCGGCACGTGAGGACGATAGAGAGACGATCGTCCGTAGCTCTGGTAATGTGTTTCGTGACCTGGGCATTGAACTCACACCCGAGGATGAGATCAAAATTGAGATCGCTCGGGAGATCACGCGCGTCATTCAGATGCGTGAGTACACACAAAAGCAAGTCGCTGAACTGTTGTGTACCGATCAAGCCAAAGTTTCGAACATTGTACGAGGTCGGTTGTCTGGATTCTCTGCAGAAAGGCTGCTTCGATTTTTGCTTTCACTTGGCGTGAACGTCGACGTTCACCTGTCTGAAGTCAATATCGGTGCCGATAGCGCACCAAGCGAAGGTCGCGTCACATTCCATACGCCATTAGCCGCATGCGGCTAA
- a CDS encoding GmrSD restriction endonuclease domain-containing protein, with the protein MPAFQREYVWKKKDAKLLIDSMIKGYPTGTILTWDTNLPPELKGGHIYDPLQGAIKILLDGQQRVTTLYMLIRGELPPYYTLEEITEDTRGLHINVETREIEYYQRRMEADPRWLNVTDIFSRTKRARDVVRELEQAGRQVSRQEEDNIDDTFSAVQGILDREFPEQNIPIKASLREAIDIFYIVNAGGVALTDAELALAQISGYWPQAREAFKKKLDALKKNGFIFKLDFIVYALLAILHQGGSDMRKLHSADNNDQIRKVWKDLDGQVLDYVANLLRGHAFVDHTDEINSIYALIPIVAYCHRMNCNLSHNDIQKVVKWFYYSQVRRRYVSQLPQKLDHDLKIVASNETPFDRLLDVIREDRGGNIAISPDEFIGSAVQHPLFGLLRWHLKSRGAKCLTTGVSIHQPMGEKYRLEYDHIFAFANLRAAGYGQENRLRYQLAQELTNRAILTQTANRSKGAKETEAYLTGVAENQPNALALQLIPDDRELWQIENYELFLKTRRKMLADGLNAWLQGLAETHAVAEKVSLEDMIAEGENEEVEFKQSLRWDIKLGNVNKELEGVIMKTIAAFANAQGGTLLIGIADNGEIMGLDNDYKSLNGGNRDKFELHLKTLIINTFGEAFAATKLKLAFPEVGEKEICRVEILPANKPIYIKLADKGGAAQDRFYVRNGNSSREMTGDQAITYIKERFV; encoded by the coding sequence GTGCCGGCCTTCCAGCGCGAATATGTCTGGAAGAAGAAGGACGCCAAGCTACTGATCGACTCGATGATCAAGGGCTATCCGACGGGCACCATCCTTACTTGGGACACCAACCTACCGCCCGAACTGAAGGGTGGCCACATCTATGATCCACTCCAAGGCGCGATCAAGATCCTGCTCGACGGTCAGCAGCGGGTGACGACGCTTTACATGCTGATCCGCGGTGAGTTACCGCCCTACTATACGCTCGAAGAGATCACCGAGGACACGCGCGGCCTGCACATCAATGTCGAGACGCGAGAGATCGAATACTATCAGAGGCGGATGGAGGCCGATCCACGCTGGTTGAATGTCACGGACATTTTCAGCCGGACAAAGCGGGCACGCGACGTCGTCCGAGAGCTGGAACAGGCTGGGCGCCAAGTATCACGCCAGGAAGAAGACAATATCGATGATACGTTTTCTGCCGTGCAGGGCATTCTTGACCGGGAATTTCCCGAACAGAACATACCGATCAAGGCTTCATTGCGCGAAGCGATCGACATCTTTTACATTGTCAACGCAGGCGGCGTGGCGCTGACGGACGCCGAACTGGCATTGGCTCAGATCTCCGGATACTGGCCGCAGGCCCGTGAAGCCTTCAAGAAGAAACTCGACGCGCTGAAGAAGAATGGCTTCATCTTCAAGCTCGATTTCATCGTCTATGCGCTGCTAGCCATTCTGCATCAGGGCGGTTCCGATATGCGTAAATTGCATTCAGCCGACAACAACGATCAGATTCGGAAGGTATGGAAAGACCTCGACGGGCAGGTTCTGGACTATGTGGCGAACCTGCTGCGCGGCCATGCCTTCGTTGACCATACCGATGAAATCAACTCGATTTATGCGCTCATCCCAATCGTCGCCTATTGCCACCGGATGAACTGCAATCTGAGCCACAACGACATCCAGAAGGTGGTGAAGTGGTTTTATTATTCGCAGGTGCGCCGGCGCTACGTCAGCCAGCTTCCGCAGAAGCTTGACCACGATCTCAAGATCGTTGCGAGCAATGAGACCCCATTCGATCGACTGCTGGACGTCATCCGGGAGGACCGCGGCGGCAACATCGCCATCTCTCCAGACGAATTTATTGGCAGTGCCGTTCAGCACCCATTGTTTGGACTCCTGCGTTGGCACCTGAAAAGCCGTGGTGCAAAGTGCCTGACAACAGGCGTTTCGATCCACCAGCCGATGGGCGAGAAATACAGGCTGGAATACGACCACATCTTCGCCTTCGCCAATCTGAGGGCAGCCGGATATGGTCAAGAGAACAGACTTCGCTATCAATTGGCGCAGGAGCTGACGAACCGCGCCATTCTTACCCAGACCGCAAACCGATCTAAGGGTGCAAAGGAAACTGAAGCCTATCTGACTGGCGTCGCAGAGAACCAGCCAAACGCGCTCGCCTTGCAGCTCATACCGGATGATCGCGAGCTTTGGCAGATTGAGAACTACGAGCTCTTCCTCAAGACTCGCCGCAAAATGCTTGCTGACGGCCTGAATGCTTGGCTGCAAGGACTTGCCGAGACTCATGCAGTTGCGGAAAAAGTCTCGCTCGAAGACATGATTGCCGAGGGGGAGAACGAAGAGGTCGAGTTCAAGCAGTCCCTTCGCTGGGACATCAAGTTGGGCAACGTAAACAAGGAGCTGGAGGGGGTGATCATGAAAACGATCGCTGCCTTCGCGAATGCGCAGGGAGGTACGCTTCTGATCGGGATCGCCGACAATGGCGAGATCATGGGCTTGGATAATGATTACAAGTCTCTCAACGGCGGAAATCGGGACAAGTTCGAACTTCATCTCAAGACTCTGATCATCAATACGTTCGGCGAGGCCTTTGCTGCGACCAAGCTCAAGCTTGCTTTTCCCGAAGTTGGTGAGAAGGAAATCTGCCGGGTTGAAATCTTGCCGGCCAACAAGCCAATCTACATCAAGCTGGCGGACAAGGGTGGGGCTGCCCAGGACCGGTTTTACGTCCGGAATGGCAATTCTTCGCGCGAAATGACAGGCGACCAAGCCATCACCTACATCAAGGAGCGCTTCGTCTGA
- a CDS encoding PspA/IM30 family protein, whose amino-acid sequence MFKLISTLLRGRAHDAEQAFADRNAVPLLAQQIRDAAQSIQTARRSVAVAIAQNEQEKAQHQTILARIADLETRATAALTKGNEGLAREAAEAIAFLEAERDASEQAQSQFTTSIAKLKGIVRDAEARLQALQRGERLARATQEAQKLDVAVAGPGLATLDEADETLARLRLRQSQNELTAAALKEMESATRPAGIIEKLANAGCGAPLTSSADDVLARLKSRITPAA is encoded by the coding sequence ATGTTCAAATTGATTTCCACATTGCTGCGGGGCAGGGCGCATGATGCCGAGCAGGCTTTCGCCGATCGCAACGCCGTGCCGCTGCTGGCCCAGCAGATCCGTGATGCGGCGCAATCGATCCAGACGGCGCGGCGCAGCGTCGCCGTCGCCATCGCCCAGAACGAGCAGGAGAAGGCGCAGCATCAGACGATCCTCGCCCGCATCGCCGATCTCGAAACCCGCGCCACCGCGGCACTCACCAAGGGCAATGAAGGCCTGGCGCGGGAAGCGGCCGAGGCGATCGCCTTTCTCGAGGCCGAGCGCGACGCGTCGGAACAGGCGCAGAGCCAGTTCACCACATCGATCGCCAAGCTGAAGGGCATCGTCAGGGATGCCGAGGCGCGGCTGCAGGCGCTGCAGCGCGGTGAGCGGCTGGCCCGCGCCACGCAAGAGGCGCAGAAGCTCGATGTCGCAGTCGCCGGCCCCGGCCTCGCGACGCTCGACGAAGCCGACGAGACGCTGGCCAGGCTTCGCCTTCGCCAGAGCCAGAACGAGCTGACGGCGGCGGCGCTGAAGGAGATGGAAAGCGCCACGCGGCCGGCCGGCATCATCGAAAAGCTTGCCAATGCCGGCTGCGGCGCGCCGCTCACCTCATCGGCCGATGACGTGCTCGCCCGGTTAAAGAGCCGCATCACGCCGGCCGCCTGA